In Parabacteroides sp. FAFU027, the following are encoded in one genomic region:
- the galE gene encoding UDP-glucose 4-epimerase GalE, which produces MKTKILVTGGTGYIGSHTVVELQNAGYDVVIVDNLSNSSADVVDGIERITGIRPAFEKLDCNDFEGMKAMFAKYEGIKGIIHFAASKAVGESVQKPLLYYRNNFVSLLNLLELMPQFGVEGIVFSSSCTVYGQPDILPVTENAPIKPAMSPYGNTKQVCEEIIKDTIYSGVPYKSIILRYFNPIGAHPSVEIGELPNGVPQNLIPFVTQTAIGVREKLSVYGDDYNTPDGSCIRDYINVVDLSKAHVIAVDRMLQGKTKQDVEIFNLGTGRGLSVLEILKTFEQVSGVKLNYQVVGRRDGDIEQVWANPDWANNELGWTAKETVEDTLLSAWKWQLKLREKGIM; this is translated from the coding sequence ATGAAAACAAAAATCTTGGTAACCGGTGGTACCGGGTACATTGGATCACACACAGTCGTTGAACTGCAAAATGCAGGTTACGATGTGGTAATCGTAGATAATCTATCCAACTCAAGCGCTGACGTGGTTGATGGAATTGAGCGCATTACCGGTATTCGTCCGGCTTTCGAGAAACTGGATTGTAATGATTTCGAAGGCATGAAAGCCATGTTTGCAAAATACGAAGGTATCAAAGGTATTATCCACTTTGCTGCAAGCAAAGCGGTAGGGGAGTCGGTGCAGAAACCGTTGCTGTACTACAGAAATAACTTTGTGTCATTGCTCAATCTGTTGGAGTTGATGCCTCAGTTTGGTGTGGAAGGTATCGTATTCTCTTCATCTTGTACTGTTTACGGTCAGCCTGATATTCTTCCTGTAACTGAGAACGCACCAATCAAACCGGCAATGTCTCCTTACGGAAATACCAAACAGGTTTGCGAGGAAATCATCAAAGATACCATCTACTCAGGAGTTCCTTACAAAAGCATCATCCTTCGTTACTTCAATCCGATCGGAGCGCACCCTTCAGTAGAAATCGGAGAGCTGCCTAACGGTGTGCCTCAAAACCTCATTCCTTTCGTAACCCAGACTGCAATCGGTGTACGTGAGAAACTGAGCGTTTACGGTGATGACTACAATACACCTGACGGTTCTTGTATCCGCGACTATATTAATGTGGTTGACTTGTCAAAAGCTCACGTAATTGCTGTTGACCGCATGTTGCAGGGTAAAACCAAACAAGACGTGGAAATCTTCAACCTGGGAACAGGTCGCGGATTGTCAGTATTGGAAATCCTAAAAACATTTGAACAGGTTAGCGGTGTTAAGCTGAACTACCAGGTCGTAGGCCGTCGTGACGGAGATATCGAACAGGTATGGGCTAACCCGGACTGGGCAAACAACGAACTGGGCTGGACTGCAAAAGAAACAGTGGAGGACACTCTGCTTTCTGCGTGGAAATGGCAATTGAAGCTCCGCGAAAAAGGAATCATGTAA
- the proS gene encoding proline--tRNA ligase has protein sequence MAKELKELTPRSVSYSQWYQDLVIKADLAENSAVRGCMVIKPYGYAIWEKMQRYLDDMFKETGHVNAYFPLFIPKSFLSKEADHVEGFAKECAVVTHYRLKNSPDGSGVVVDPEAKLEEELIVRPTSETIIWNTYKNWIQSYRDLPILCNQWANVVRWEMRTRLFLRTAEFLWQEGHTAHATQEEAVAEARQMLEVYAKFAEEFMAVPVHKGVKSESERFAGAVDTYTIEAMMQDGKALQSGTSHFLGQNFAKAFDVTFASKEGKLDYVWATSWGVSTRLMGALIMTHSDDNGLVLPPKLAPFQVVIVPIYRSQEQLAQIDEKVVGIVAKLKALGVSVKYDNSDNKKPGWKFAEYELKGVPVRLAMGGRDLENNTVEVARRDTLTKETVTCDNIENYIKDLLVEIQKNIYQKAYDFREKTTQKVETYAEFKEKIEEGGFILAHWDGTAETEALIKEETKATIRCIPLEGDKTPGVCMVTGKPSVQRVLFARAY, from the coding sequence ATGGCTAAAGAGTTAAAAGAATTGACCCCGCGTAGCGTGAGCTACTCGCAGTGGTATCAGGATCTGGTAATTAAAGCCGATTTGGCTGAAAATTCAGCTGTTCGCGGCTGTATGGTGATCAAGCCTTACGGATATGCAATCTGGGAAAAGATGCAACGTTACCTGGATGACATGTTCAAAGAAACCGGTCACGTAAATGCCTATTTCCCCCTGTTTATCCCTAAATCCTTCCTTAGTAAAGAAGCTGACCACGTAGAAGGTTTTGCAAAAGAGTGTGCCGTAGTAACGCATTATCGTTTGAAAAACTCTCCGGACGGTTCAGGTGTGGTGGTTGACCCCGAAGCTAAACTGGAAGAAGAGTTAATCGTTCGTCCTACCTCTGAAACCATCATTTGGAATACCTATAAAAACTGGATTCAATCCTACCGCGACCTTCCTATTCTTTGTAACCAATGGGCCAATGTGGTTCGCTGGGAAATGCGTACCCGCTTGTTCCTTCGTACCGCTGAGTTCTTGTGGCAGGAAGGTCACACGGCACATGCCACTCAGGAGGAGGCAGTAGCAGAGGCTCGTCAGATGCTTGAAGTGTATGCTAAATTCGCTGAAGAGTTTATGGCTGTACCTGTGCACAAAGGTGTAAAATCGGAAAGTGAACGTTTTGCCGGAGCAGTTGATACCTACACTATAGAAGCGATGATGCAGGATGGTAAAGCGCTTCAGTCGGGAACGTCACACTTCCTGGGGCAGAACTTTGCAAAAGCGTTTGATGTAACTTTTGCCTCTAAAGAGGGTAAACTAGACTATGTTTGGGCTACTTCATGGGGTGTTTCCACCCGTTTGATGGGTGCGTTGATTATGACACACTCGGATGATAACGGATTGGTGTTGCCTCCGAAACTCGCTCCGTTCCAGGTGGTAATTGTTCCTATCTACCGCAGTCAGGAGCAATTGGCTCAGATTGACGAGAAAGTGGTAGGCATTGTCGCTAAACTGAAAGCATTGGGTGTCAGCGTGAAATATGATAACTCTGATAATAAGAAGCCGGGCTGGAAATTTGCAGAATACGAATTGAAAGGTGTTCCGGTTCGTCTGGCAATGGGTGGCCGTGATCTGGAAAACAATACCGTAGAGGTGGCTCGTCGCGATACGCTGACCAAAGAGACCGTAACCTGCGATAATATTGAAAACTATATCAAGGATCTTTTGGTTGAAATTCAAAAGAACATTTATCAGAAAGCTTATGACTTCCGTGAAAAGACTACTCAAAAGGTAGAGACTTACGCTGAATTCAAAGAGAAGATTGAAGAAGGCGGATTCATCCTTGCACACTGGGACGGTACTGCCGAAACAGAAGCTTTGATTAAAGAAGAGACTAAAGCAACGATTCGTTGTATTCCTCTCGAAGGAGATAAAACTCCGGGCGTTTGTATGGTTACAGGTAAACCATCAGTACAACGCGTATTGTTTGCAAGAGCTTATTAA
- a CDS encoding YtxH domain-containing protein, translating to MRKDVSGVLAFLAGAALATGVTLLLTTDKGEELRSKVAAWLKEKGIMLKETELDELMGRIWSRGKQEAEPAMPDEPSLGE from the coding sequence ATGAGAAAAGATGTAAGCGGCGTTCTGGCCTTTCTGGCCGGAGCAGCATTGGCTACCGGAGTCACATTGCTGTTAACCACCGATAAAGGCGAAGAGCTCCGGAGCAAAGTGGCCGCATGGCTTAAAGAAAAAGGCATTATGCTCAAAGAAACCGAACTCGACGAACTCATGGGTAGAATCTGGTCGAGAGGGAAACAGGAAGCCGAACCGGCTATGCCCGACGAACCATCATTAGGCGAATAA
- a CDS encoding phage holin family protein: MSEKETQSESFFEDTQNYLRSQIALFKLDTVEKLTGIFSSIMLILLAILLLGGALFYLSLGFIWWSQDIFGSLLPGILIVSGSYIFLLILIYIFRRRWIINPFVKLLCRIFFEETNNIENE; this comes from the coding sequence ATGAGCGAAAAAGAGACACAAAGCGAATCGTTTTTCGAGGATACCCAAAACTACCTGAGATCGCAGATCGCACTGTTCAAACTGGATACGGTAGAAAAGCTAACCGGCATATTCTCTTCGATTATGTTGATTCTGCTTGCTATACTGCTTTTAGGAGGAGCATTGTTCTATCTTTCCCTCGGGTTTATCTGGTGGTCGCAAGATATCTTCGGAAGCCTTTTGCCGGGAATTCTGATTGTCAGCGGAAGCTATATTTTCTTACTTATCCTGATCTACATTTTCCGTAGGAGGTGGATCATAAATCCATTCGTCAAACTCCTCTGCAGAATATTTTTTGAGGAAACAAATAATATTGAAAATGAATAA
- a CDS encoding DUF3108 domain-containing protein — protein sequence MKRFQYKYSLYVLLIFFSANLFAESNAQNTALLKGENIRYNLYYQWGLIWKKAAQATFSTQETTYQSNKALRMRMAAQTTSFFDNFMRVRDTLICLTTPELKPLFYTKISHEGDYYAKDELYYYYNNGKTKTRAKIFRKGVQRDDTTLTHNGNPVYDMMSIFAYIRTLDILSMKKNQTIPMVIVSGNKPYNIKVTYNGEDNMKSPQDEVFPTYKLSIIFEHMKKNKLEKEVMEVWISKDARRIPMQLTAKLPIGSLKAFYQGID from the coding sequence ATGAAACGTTTTCAATACAAATACTCGCTCTATGTGTTGCTGATATTTTTTTCAGCCAACCTTTTCGCTGAAAGCAATGCTCAAAACACTGCTCTTTTAAAAGGCGAAAATATCCGTTACAACCTCTACTATCAATGGGGACTGATTTGGAAAAAAGCGGCTCAGGCTACTTTCTCCACGCAGGAAACCACTTACCAATCCAACAAAGCCCTACGCATGAGGATGGCTGCCCAGACTACCTCCTTTTTTGATAATTTCATGAGGGTGAGAGATACCTTGATCTGCCTGACAACACCAGAACTCAAGCCCCTGTTTTATACTAAGATTTCCCATGAAGGAGATTATTATGCGAAAGATGAGCTCTACTATTATTACAATAACGGGAAAACAAAAACACGGGCAAAAATATTCAGAAAAGGGGTTCAACGCGACGACACCACCCTTACCCATAATGGAAATCCGGTCTATGATATGATGAGCATTTTTGCTTACATCCGCACCCTGGATATTCTTTCTATGAAGAAAAACCAGACGATTCCTATGGTCATCGTATCCGGCAATAAGCCATACAATATCAAAGTGACCTATAACGGGGAAGATAATATGAAAAGCCCCCAGGACGAAGTTTTCCCGACTTATAAATTATCGATCATATTTGAACATATGAAGAAAAACAAATTAGAAAAAGAGGTGATGGAGGTCTGGATCAGCAAAGATGCACGACGCATCCCTATGCAATTAACTGCTAAACTACCCATTGGTTCTCTAAAAGCATTTTATCAAGGTATTGATTAA
- a CDS encoding glycoside hydrolase 43 family protein, translated as MVNAQNYVSKVWVSDKGNGNYQNPILYSDYSDPDVIRVEDDYYMTSSSFNSAPGLQILHSKDLVNWKIIGAAVLKQTPEEVFDKPQHGNGVWAPSIRFHNGDFYIYYGDPDYGIYMTKAKNPAGPWDTLTLVKPGKGFIDSCPLWDEDGKAYLVHGFAGSRAGLKSILAVAPLSSDGKKVLAESKIIFDGHATGNETIEGPKFYKRNGYYYILCPAGGVPTGWQLAMRSKSPFGPYESKIVMAQGKSDINGPHQGGWVTTQTGEDWFIHFQEHQPYGRVVHLQPMKWVKDWPVIGVDKDGDGCGDPVATFKKPNVGKTYPVMTPAESDEFDSRDLGLQWQWHANSKPTWAYNATEDGVLRMFSVPVPDGYKNLWNIPNQLLQKLPAEEFTVTTKITIFPSNKFTGERFGMNIMGFDYGTLFVENTEKGLLLSQNECINSDKGTAEKVNESVALKDKTVYLRVKMVKGGVCNYSYSLDNKKFTAIGKTFKAKEGRWIGAKIGLYVTRPKWSNDGGYMDVDWFRFDK; from the coding sequence ATGGTCAATGCCCAAAACTATGTATCAAAAGTATGGGTAAGCGATAAGGGAAATGGCAACTACCAGAATCCAATCCTTTATTCAGACTACTCTGACCCCGATGTTATCCGTGTAGAAGACGACTACTATATGACCTCATCCAGCTTTAACAGTGCACCCGGATTACAAATCCTTCATTCAAAAGATCTGGTCAATTGGAAAATTATTGGTGCTGCTGTATTAAAACAGACTCCGGAAGAGGTTTTCGATAAGCCCCAACACGGAAATGGGGTGTGGGCTCCCAGTATTCGCTTTCATAATGGTGATTTCTACATTTACTACGGAGACCCTGATTATGGAATTTACATGACAAAAGCCAAGAATCCTGCTGGCCCATGGGATACACTTACCCTTGTTAAACCCGGAAAAGGATTCATTGATTCTTGCCCGCTCTGGGATGAAGATGGAAAGGCATACCTCGTACATGGCTTTGCAGGAAGCCGCGCAGGACTGAAAAGTATCCTGGCCGTTGCTCCGCTTTCATCGGATGGCAAGAAAGTATTAGCAGAATCTAAAATCATTTTTGACGGACATGCAACCGGTAATGAAACCATCGAAGGTCCCAAATTCTACAAAAGAAACGGATACTACTATATTCTTTGCCCGGCCGGAGGTGTTCCTACCGGATGGCAATTGGCAATGCGCTCTAAATCACCATTTGGGCCTTATGAATCCAAAATCGTGATGGCACAGGGTAAATCAGACATCAATGGGCCTCACCAGGGCGGTTGGGTTACAACTCAAACCGGAGAAGATTGGTTTATCCATTTTCAGGAACATCAGCCTTATGGCCGTGTAGTGCATCTTCAACCGATGAAATGGGTGAAAGACTGGCCGGTAATCGGAGTTGATAAAGACGGAGATGGTTGCGGCGATCCTGTTGCCACCTTTAAAAAGCCCAATGTGGGTAAAACTTATCCGGTTATGACTCCTGCTGAAAGCGACGAATTTGATAGCCGGGACCTGGGATTACAGTGGCAATGGCATGCCAACTCAAAGCCAACATGGGCATACAACGCGACAGAAGATGGGGTGCTTCGTATGTTCTCTGTGCCCGTTCCGGATGGCTATAAAAACCTTTGGAATATCCCGAATCAGCTTTTGCAAAAACTCCCGGCTGAAGAATTTACAGTAACGACTAAAATTACCATTTTTCCAAGCAATAAATTCACCGGCGAACGATTTGGAATGAATATAATGGGATTCGATTACGGAACTTTGTTTGTTGAAAATACAGAAAAAGGACTTTTACTATCTCAAAATGAGTGCATCAACTCTGATAAAGGCACAGCTGAAAAAGTCAACGAATCGGTTGCTTTAAAAGACAAAACGGTTTATCTGCGTGTAAAAATGGTCAAAGGCGGTGTCTGTAACTATTCTTACAGCTTGGACAACAAAAAATTCACAGCTATCGGGAAAACCTTTAAAGCCAAAGAAGGTCGCTGGATCGGTGCTAAAATCGGACTCTATGTAACACGTCCAAAATGGAGCAACGACGGCGGGTACATGGATGTGGACTGGTTCCGTTTTGACAAATAA
- a CDS encoding glycoside hydrolase family 28 protein, producing the protein MKKICLGLALCTCGLLSTARSQNAVNYEFDSVYQNLPFQMAKVNRPVFADNKVNITAFGGKGDGQTLNTQAFASAIDALSSKGGGTLNVPCGIWYTGPIYFKSNINLHLAEGAVILFSSNFDDYKLIKTSFEGLETYRCESPIMGRNLTNVAITGSGTIDGNGNNWRPVKKEKMTNTQWKELLKKGGILNDKKDYWFPSESSYKGYLGTEGNFNVPQDQSIDGLKTVKDFLRPVLFSFIECKNVLLEGVTFQNSPGWNLHPLMCENVILKDLTVRNPWYSQNGDGLDLESCTNTLIINSTFDVGDDAICIKSGKDADGRKRGKPCQNVIVEGCTVFHGHGGFVVGSEMSGGVKNIQVKNCSFLGTDVGLRFKSTRGRGGIVENIYVSNISMTDIPTEALLFDLFYGGKSAMEALEDGDKVDTDTATPVTEETPVFKDIFIKDIVCRGARRAMYFNGLPEMNIKNIRVENSSILCDTGAELCESDQILLKNVKIIPTNGPALRLKNVKNMSVENFCCPELTESVSVDGLKNKNIRIQGKNIQSKNVSFTAKANKREIKIQ; encoded by the coding sequence ATGAAAAAGATTTGTTTAGGACTTGCACTTTGCACCTGTGGTTTATTATCAACTGCCCGGAGTCAAAATGCTGTAAACTATGAATTTGACAGTGTTTATCAGAATCTACCTTTCCAAATGGCAAAGGTAAACCGACCTGTATTTGCAGATAACAAAGTCAATATCACCGCGTTTGGAGGAAAAGGGGATGGACAAACGCTGAATACACAAGCATTCGCCTCTGCCATTGATGCATTATCGAGCAAAGGTGGTGGAACGCTAAATGTTCCCTGCGGTATCTGGTACACCGGTCCGATTTATTTCAAAAGCAATATCAATCTGCATTTGGCCGAAGGCGCTGTGATTCTTTTCAGCAGTAATTTTGATGACTACAAATTAATTAAAACCTCCTTCGAGGGACTGGAAACTTATCGTTGCGAATCTCCGATTATGGGTCGCAACCTGACGAATGTAGCCATTACAGGTTCCGGTACAATCGATGGTAACGGAAACAACTGGCGTCCGGTTAAGAAGGAAAAAATGACCAATACCCAATGGAAAGAGCTGCTCAAAAAAGGTGGCATCCTGAACGATAAGAAAGATTACTGGTTTCCATCTGAAAGTTCATACAAAGGTTACTTAGGCACCGAAGGCAATTTCAATGTACCTCAGGATCAATCCATTGATGGCCTAAAAACTGTAAAAGATTTCTTACGTCCGGTATTGTTCAGCTTTATTGAGTGCAAAAACGTCCTGCTTGAAGGAGTTACCTTTCAAAACTCTCCCGGTTGGAACCTTCACCCTTTGATGTGTGAAAACGTTATCCTTAAGGATTTGACTGTCCGTAATCCCTGGTACTCACAAAATGGAGACGGACTTGACCTTGAGTCTTGCACCAACACACTGATAATCAATTCTACATTCGATGTCGGAGATGATGCTATCTGCATCAAGTCGGGAAAAGATGCTGACGGTAGAAAGCGCGGAAAACCTTGTCAGAATGTAATCGTCGAAGGATGTACAGTTTTTCACGGACATGGAGGCTTCGTAGTCGGCAGCGAAATGTCTGGTGGTGTAAAGAATATCCAGGTGAAAAATTGCAGCTTTCTGGGTACCGATGTCGGACTTCGTTTCAAAAGCACAAGAGGCCGGGGTGGCATTGTTGAAAACATCTATGTCTCAAATATTTCGATGACAGATATTCCGACTGAAGCTTTACTTTTCGACCTGTTCTACGGTGGCAAATCAGCCATGGAAGCTTTGGAAGATGGAGATAAAGTTGATACCGATACAGCAACACCTGTAACCGAAGAGACTCCGGTTTTCAAAGATATCTTCATTAAAGACATTGTGTGTCGCGGAGCCCGTCGTGCTATGTACTTCAACGGTTTGCCGGAAATGAACATCAAAAACATCAGGGTAGAAAACAGCTCTATCCTTTGTGATACCGGAGCTGAACTCTGTGAATCTGACCAGATTCTTCTGAAAAATGTAAAGATAATCCCGACAAATGGTCCGGCTCTGAGATTGAAGAATGTCAAAAATATGTCAGTAGAGAATTTTTGTTGCCCGGAATTGACCGAATCTGTCTCCGTGGATGGTTTGAAAAATAAGAATATCCGCATCCAGGGCAAAAACATTCAAAGCAAAAACGTTTCTTTCACAGCAAAAGCAAATAAACGAGAGATAAAAATCCAATGA
- a CDS encoding DUF4861 domain-containing protein, whose amino-acid sequence MKKRILFTFAAAFSAYAATGMLAQNIISKESTQTVIIKNNGKTAETDFPVALKINNAKIKGITVWDGKKEVPSQCDDLDRNGTIDELAFVTNLKPGETKTFILKTSSVKLPDNRYKARVYAELLMKNDDKSISKVTEASSPTGDLYNKLHHHGPAFESELMAYRIYFDQKQTIDLYGKYKKQLEVEESQWYPTDAQLAKGFGDDILKVGGSVGIGTLKGWDGNRAIHITPVSNRQALVLATGPVRTVVEMNVTDWEYQNRKIDLKSRYILYAGHRDAEVYNTITKGDAKDLIFCTGVQKMPVDTMKTDNKNWVAMWGTDFPVNDTIKYGKQTVGLAVDIPSQYIVKTAKDKVNYLFLLKTDANNQINYRMTVYAQKETFGVKTAPAFFNAIKRWNESLQKPQVIIKLK is encoded by the coding sequence ATGAAAAAAAGAATATTATTCACCTTCGCAGCAGCATTTAGCGCTTATGCTGCAACTGGGATGTTGGCACAGAACATCATTTCCAAAGAGTCAACTCAAACTGTTATCATCAAAAACAATGGAAAAACGGCTGAAACAGATTTCCCTGTAGCTCTGAAAATAAACAATGCCAAAATCAAAGGAATTACCGTTTGGGATGGTAAAAAAGAGGTTCCCTCTCAATGTGATGACCTTGACAGAAATGGAACTATTGACGAGTTGGCTTTCGTAACCAACCTCAAACCGGGTGAAACCAAAACTTTTATCCTAAAGACATCATCGGTAAAACTTCCGGATAACAGATACAAGGCTCGTGTGTATGCTGAACTTCTAATGAAAAACGATGATAAATCAATATCGAAAGTTACTGAAGCATCCTCTCCTACCGGAGATTTGTACAACAAACTTCACCACCATGGACCGGCTTTTGAGTCTGAACTAATGGCTTATCGCATCTATTTTGACCAAAAACAGACCATCGACTTATATGGTAAATATAAAAAGCAACTGGAAGTTGAAGAATCTCAATGGTACCCAACCGATGCTCAGTTAGCCAAAGGCTTTGGAGATGACATTCTTAAAGTGGGTGGTAGTGTTGGGATTGGAACCTTGAAAGGATGGGACGGAAACAGAGCGATCCACATCACTCCGGTAAGCAACCGTCAGGCACTTGTGCTAGCAACCGGCCCGGTTCGCACCGTTGTAGAGATGAATGTTACTGACTGGGAATATCAAAACCGTAAAATAGATTTGAAATCCCGCTATATTCTTTACGCAGGACATCGTGACGCAGAAGTGTACAATACCATTACGAAAGGAGATGCAAAAGATTTGATTTTCTGTACCGGAGTACAAAAAATGCCGGTTGACACGATGAAAACAGACAACAAAAACTGGGTAGCTATGTGGGGGACCGATTTCCCGGTAAACGATACCATCAAATATGGAAAACAGACGGTCGGACTTGCGGTAGATATTCCTTCTCAATATATTGTAAAAACCGCTAAGGATAAAGTGAACTACCTATTCTTACTTAAAACGGATGCCAACAATCAGATTAACTACAGAATGACTGTATATGCACAAAAGGAAACTTTCGGAGTAAAAACTGCTCCTGCATTCTTTAATGCGATAAAACGCTGGAATGAATCCTTACAAAAACCACAAGTTATCATCAAACTCAAATAA
- a CDS encoding Gfo/Idh/MocA family protein, with the protein MKNKIRFAVIGCGHIGKRHAEMISRNPETELVALCDIKPKEKLQIDQYSIPFYADYKSLLSALQGMTPDIQLVVSVCTPNGLHAGIAIDALKAGCHVVIEKPMALSVDDADLVIQTARECNRKVFCVMQNRYSPPSQWLKEIVDSGILGRIYLVQVNCFWNRDERYYTPGNWHGTADLDGGTLFTQFSHFVDILYWLFGDIQNIHARFDDFNHGSLTDFEDSGLVTFDFERGGMGSFHYSTSVWNKNLESSMNIVAENGSVKVGGQYMNEVEYCHIKDYTMPELAPTNPGNDYGAYKGSAQNHHYVIQNVVDVLHDGDDITTNAEEGKSVVSIIERIYSLK; encoded by the coding sequence GTGAAGAATAAGATAAGATTTGCCGTAATAGGTTGCGGGCATATCGGGAAAAGACATGCTGAAATGATTTCCCGAAATCCGGAAACCGAATTAGTCGCTCTTTGCGATATTAAACCCAAAGAAAAATTACAAATCGACCAATATAGTATCCCCTTTTATGCAGATTATAAATCGCTGTTATCTGCTTTACAAGGGATGACACCGGACATTCAATTGGTGGTGTCGGTTTGTACTCCAAATGGATTACATGCCGGTATTGCTATAGATGCGCTTAAGGCTGGCTGTCATGTGGTGATCGAAAAACCTATGGCACTAAGCGTTGACGATGCAGATCTGGTAATTCAAACTGCAAGGGAATGTAACCGGAAGGTATTTTGCGTTATGCAAAATCGTTATTCGCCACCGTCACAATGGTTGAAGGAAATAGTGGATAGTGGCATTCTGGGACGAATCTATCTGGTGCAGGTGAATTGCTTCTGGAACCGGGATGAACGTTATTATACCCCCGGAAACTGGCATGGAACTGCAGACCTGGATGGCGGCACCCTGTTTACCCAGTTTTCTCACTTTGTGGATATCTTGTATTGGCTGTTTGGTGATATCCAAAATATCCATGCCCGTTTTGATGATTTTAATCACGGTTCGTTGACTGATTTTGAAGATAGTGGACTGGTTACCTTTGACTTTGAACGTGGTGGGATGGGCTCTTTTCATTACTCAACATCTGTATGGAATAAGAATCTGGAGAGTAGCATGAACATTGTGGCCGAAAATGGCAGTGTGAAAGTCGGTGGTCAATATATGAATGAGGTGGAATATTGCCACATTAAAGATTATACAATGCCGGAGCTAGCGCCTACTAATCCGGGTAACGATTACGGGGCATACAAAGGCTCGGCTCAAAACCACCATTATGTGATTCAGAATGTGGTAGATGTTCTACATGACGGTGATGATATAACCACCAATGCTGAAGAGGGTAAAAGTGTCGTCAGTATTATTGAAAGGATTTATAGTCTTAAATAG